The Caldisericum sp. genome includes a window with the following:
- a CDS encoding MFS transporter: MDFRKWFFSFALQGASISLFNIVISLYVVLALKGNVQSASIAVALFSFGNLLGSISSSIILDRIKRVSVLIYTSFFFASAIMVLMAFVKSVYIYYLLAVILGNVISFTGPAMTLHLSKLGDEGFVRRQINSLNLFNSVGSTLGMLFGSIILTLVKSLNDILKLRMIFLIASFLLLISSLLTIEKGKISVKITPSPRATKILFLRITRFTNEFFKVVDIRNLDKSMRLITASVFLVFFGANLVFSVFTVFLKEVFKVSSQVIFLLYSANSFAGNIAFFLTGRLRTTRYDRLFIRLVLILRGVLFILMGIFALLKLDFMRAFIYASFVFFGFTWPFFYIPLTIEITKIAPHRERGKALGIFNMSINLAVILASFVAGVIALHLGYFVTFIIGGTLLILGERLFSKTFS; this comes from the coding sequence AGGTGCATCGATTTCTCTTTTTAACATAGTTATAAGCTTGTATGTAGTTTTGGCACTCAAAGGTAATGTCCAGAGTGCCTCTATTGCTGTTGCTTTGTTTTCATTTGGTAACCTTTTGGGCTCAATTTCTTCAAGCATTATCCTTGATAGAATTAAGCGCGTATCTGTTCTTATATATACAAGTTTCTTTTTTGCATCTGCCATAATGGTACTTATGGCATTTGTTAAGTCGGTTTATATATACTACCTTCTTGCCGTTATTCTCGGCAATGTTATTTCCTTTACAGGTCCTGCAATGACCCTGCACCTCTCTAAGTTGGGCGATGAAGGATTCGTAAGAAGGCAAATAAATAGCCTTAATCTCTTTAATAGCGTAGGTTCAACCCTGGGAATGCTTTTTGGAAGCATAATCCTTACGCTTGTTAAAAGCCTTAATGATATTCTTAAACTCAGGATGATTTTCCTTATAGCGTCATTTTTGCTTCTCATAAGTTCGCTTCTTACAATTGAAAAAGGGAAAATCTCTGTGAAAATTACCCCAAGCCCTCGTGCAACAAAAATCCTGTTTTTACGTATTACACGCTTTACGAATGAATTTTTTAAAGTAGTGGACATAAGGAATCTTGATAAGTCTATGCGACTCATTACAGCATCTGTGTTTTTGGTGTTTTTCGGTGCTAACCTTGTTTTTTCTGTTTTTACAGTGTTTTTGAAAGAGGTATTCAAAGTTTCCTCGCAGGTAATTTTCTTGCTGTACTCGGCAAATAGTTTTGCAGGAAACATAGCGTTCTTTCTTACAGGAAGATTAAGGACGACGCGTTACGACAGGCTTTTTATCCGTCTTGTGCTTATCCTGAGAGGCGTCCTTTTTATACTTATGGGCATATTTGCCCTTCTTAAACTTGACTTTATGAGAGCGTTTATTTATGCAAGTTTTGTTTTCTTTGGTTTTACCTGGCCGTTTTTCTACATTCCTCTTACAATCGAGATAACAAAAATTGCCCCACACAGGGAAAGGGGCAAGGCTTTGGGTATATTTAATATGTCTATTAATCTTGCGGTTATTCTTGCATCATTTGTTGCTGGAGTTATTGCATTGCACCTTGGATACTTTGTAACATTTATTATAGGAGGCACCCTCCTTATCTTAGGAGAGCGCCTGTTCTCGAAAACTTTTTCCTAA